A single window of Patescibacteria group bacterium DNA harbors:
- a CDS encoding Hsp70 family protein — protein sequence MKGTVFGLDFGTTNSALSVNINGKVKVLPIDKYSQNSNMMRSVIYFNEENQIFTGQEAIENYVDDYASGRFMQSIKSFLPDKSFNYTYVFGEKYTIEKLVSIMVSRVKKAGEELIGESVDRIVVGRPVVFSDDKEKDDLAQARLEEALRISGFKEIQFQYEPIGAAFFCEKDLEKSQEKIILIGDFGGGTSDFAVVKTRGNSSFEIDRKNDILSLGGVYIGGDSLDSAVMWEKIAKYFGKDATYKMPESEFSMPLPIWIARTLCNWHKIPLLRDRKTLETIFRVFNYCDDQKAVQALLDIIKENFGFSLFRAIENAKITLSDYHEAEIKFQHGNISIQELMTRKEFISINTNNFIDLQCCIEKTVKDSGLDFNDIDEVFITGGTSNIPFIMKIFSEIFGEGKIKKTNVFTSVAYGLGESANYLF from the coding sequence ATGAAGGGAACGGTCTTTGGCTTAGATTTTGGAACCACTAATTCGGCCCTGTCAGTTAACATTAATGGGAAAGTTAAAGTTTTGCCAATCGACAAGTATAGTCAAAACAGCAATATGATGAGGTCAGTAATATATTTCAATGAAGAAAATCAGATATTTACAGGTCAAGAGGCAATAGAAAATTACGTTGATGATTATGCTTCAGGAAGATTTATGCAATCAATAAAATCATTTCTTCCTGACAAGTCTTTTAACTACACCTATGTTTTTGGAGAAAAATATACAATTGAAAAACTTGTTTCAATAATGGTTAGTAGAGTCAAAAAGGCTGGAGAAGAACTTATTGGAGAATCTGTTGATAGGATAGTGGTAGGTAGACCAGTTGTTTTTTCAGATGATAAAGAAAAAGATGATCTAGCTCAAGCAAGACTTGAAGAGGCTTTAAGAATTTCTGGGTTTAAAGAAATCCAATTCCAGTATGAGCCCATTGGTGCTGCATTTTTCTGCGAAAAAGATTTAGAAAAATCACAAGAAAAAATTATTCTCATTGGTGATTTTGGAGGTGGAACATCTGACTTTGCTGTAGTAAAGACAAGAGGTAATTCATCTTTCGAGATTGACAGAAAAAATGATATTTTATCTCTTGGTGGTGTATATATTGGCGGCGACTCACTCGATTCAGCTGTTATGTGGGAAAAAATTGCTAAATATTTTGGTAAAGACGCTACATACAAAATGCCTGAAAGTGAATTTTCAATGCCGTTACCAATTTGGATTGCAAGAACTTTGTGTAATTGGCATAAAATTCCCCTCCTAAGAGACAGAAAAACCCTTGAAACAATATTCAGGGTGTTTAATTACTGTGACGACCAAAAAGCAGTGCAGGCATTGCTTGATATCATTAAAGAGAATTTTGGGTTTTCTCTCTTTAGGGCAATTGAAAACGCAAAAATAACTTTGTCTGATTATCATGAAGCAGAAATCAAATTTCAACATGGTAATATTTCTATTCAAGAATTAATGACAAGGAAAGAATTCATTTCGATTAATACCAATAATTTTATTGATTTGCAATGCTGTATCGAAAAAACTGTTAAAGATTCAGGACTTGATTTTAATGACATTGATGAAGTTTTCATAACTGGTGGAACCTCAAATATTCCATTTATTATGAAAATATTTTCTGAGATATTTGGTGAAGGTAAAATAAAGAAAACAAACGTTTTTACTAGCGTCGCATATGGACTTGGTGAAAGTGCCAATTATCTATTTTAA
- a CDS encoding deoxynucleoside kinase, with protein sequence MIISFDGNVYSGKTTIINNLSSLFGYNKINEHSFFIDNLTFDQTNFLATQSKFLEVDKARSTCLRNDIDLLDRSIISVAAHVYSMAKIGAIDKRKEFLKILKKNKNSLIFPDRYIYVESDHETSLIRCNSLKNYKDTGDIYLSEDYFNYIGIFNEKINGLKIKTDFKLNELEIKKINNKIFNHKISKVGKKQMIKKIEGAMLG encoded by the coding sequence ATGATAATTTCATTTGATGGAAATGTATATTCCGGGAAAACAACTATAATAAATAATTTGTCTAGTTTGTTTGGATACAACAAGATTAATGAGCATTCATTTTTTATTGATAACCTTACTTTTGATCAAACTAATTTTTTGGCTACTCAAAGTAAATTTTTAGAAGTTGATAAGGCTAGATCAACGTGCTTGAGAAATGACATTGATTTGTTGGATCGTAGTATTATTTCAGTAGCTGCACATGTTTATTCTATGGCCAAAATAGGGGCTATTGATAAAAGGAAAGAGTTTTTAAAAATTTTAAAAAAGAATAAAAACTCATTGATATTTCCTGATCGTTATATTTATGTCGAATCAGACCATGAAACTTCTTTAATAAGGTGCAACAGCTTAAAGAATTACAAAGACACTGGAGACATATATTTATCAGAAGATTATTTTAATTATATAGGGATTTTTAATGAAAAAATTAACGGTCTAAAAATCAAAACAGATTTTAAACTCAATGAATTAGAAATAAAAAAAATAAACAATAAAATATTTAATCATAAAATTAGCAAAGTTGGGAAAAAACAAATGATAAAGAAAATTGAGGGAGCTATGCTTGGTTGA
- a CDS encoding SPASM domain-containing protein produces the protein MKIEKPKAIEIQTTSYCNAGCIICPHSRVSKTQKMGIMSFDLFKKIIDESRNLGIKRVVPYFNNEPFLDPHFFKRLDYINKTDPEFEIEISSNLSMLNKINQEKLSNFIIKELRISIFGFSKISYEKVMPNLKWNRTYENLKMLVKNKKLRKNIENISIVMVDFPDSKTEEKNKCRDFCKKHNINFNFWGFLDRAGSVKEFSNNVIKNEIFGCEQNRPNERIHVLFNGDVVLCCMDWEISHKIGNLERSSVLNVWESSLYQKYREAIYNNGNQKYLSLCKKCKLAL, from the coding sequence ATGAAAATAGAAAAACCAAAAGCGATCGAAATACAAACAACTTCATATTGTAACGCAGGATGTATAATATGCCCTCATTCGAGAGTTTCAAAAACTCAAAAAATGGGGATAATGTCTTTTGATCTATTTAAAAAAATAATTGATGAATCAAGAAATTTAGGGATTAAAAGAGTTGTTCCATATTTTAATAACGAACCTTTTCTTGACCCGCATTTTTTTAAAAGACTCGATTATATCAATAAGACTGATCCGGAATTTGAAATTGAAATCTCTTCCAATCTTTCAATGTTGAATAAAATTAATCAAGAAAAACTATCAAATTTTATAATTAAAGAATTAAGAATAAGTATTTTTGGATTTTCTAAGATATCATATGAGAAAGTAATGCCTAATCTTAAATGGAATAGAACATACGAAAATTTAAAAATGTTAGTAAAAAACAAAAAACTAAGAAAAAATATTGAAAATATATCAATAGTAATGGTTGATTTTCCAGACTCAAAAACAGAAGAAAAAAATAAATGTAGAGATTTTTGCAAGAAACATAACATTAATTTTAATTTTTGGGGATTTTTAGACAGGGCAGGAAGCGTCAAGGAATTTTCGAATAATGTTATAAAAAATGAAATATTTGGATGCGAGCAAAATAGACCGAACGAAAGAATTCACGTTCTTTTTAATGGGGATGTCGTTTTGTGTTGCATGGATTGGGAAATAAGTCATAAAATTGGAAATCTAGAAAGATCATCTGTCTTGAATGTGTGGGAATCAAGTTTGTACCAAAAATATAGAGAAGCAATATATAACAATGGTAATCAAAAATATTTAAGTCTATGTAAGAAATGTAAACTAGCATTATGA
- a CDS encoding radical SAM protein, giving the protein MPIFFLNLKALKKHAPNSYIFLCGPFSVLNSPSIIEENKWIDGIIVDQVEATAEHIVDSIKKKKKFNELLGGIYVYKNKIVKHSPLNNYVSLNNLPLPSRDLEKNESGAFINIESSRGCRYMCPFCHIPLSKNISKNGPSIDYRSSIKVVDEIESLNKKLGKNLFIFNDSIFWGSSDDNERVIRICNEILKRKIKIKFYVYLRCRPFVDEKVLKKMVKAGLVRVFLGVENVSENSQKTLGRKSDEDLFISLRKKLETYGVDVHIGFIVFEPFASLEDIKININFLNKINKIYRIGTILEPVRVVPGSNLFCKLKKEKLLKNNLTYKNITYGYRFKDKKVGNLFSYIKEQFGEKIGREMVEFEYYCSTENLLNHLIKRDKPMIEKILLNKRKEFLSHKDKINKSIYKYLLFLIKVFERGEKIDTKKQIIFSNDFRKNISELRILYYQIINLTSQKNGNNVIDMLYSGLERIR; this is encoded by the coding sequence TTGCCAATCTTTTTTTTGAATTTAAAAGCCCTAAAAAAACACGCTCCAAACTCATATATATTTCTTTGTGGCCCGTTTTCTGTTCTTAACAGCCCTTCGATTATAGAGGAGAATAAATGGATTGACGGAATAATTGTTGATCAGGTAGAAGCAACAGCTGAGCATATTGTAGATTCTATTAAGAAGAAAAAGAAATTTAATGAATTATTGGGTGGAATCTATGTATATAAAAATAAAATAGTAAAACACTCTCCTTTAAATAATTATGTATCTTTAAACAACCTTCCTTTGCCCTCTAGAGATCTAGAAAAAAATGAGTCAGGTGCCTTTATAAACATAGAATCATCTAGGGGATGTCGATATATGTGCCCATTCTGTCATATCCCACTAAGTAAAAATATCTCTAAGAATGGACCAAGTATAGATTATAGAAGTTCAATAAAAGTGGTAGATGAAATAGAAAGTTTAAACAAGAAGCTTGGGAAAAATCTTTTTATCTTTAATGATAGTATTTTCTGGGGGTCTTCAGATGACAATGAGAGAGTTATAAGAATATGTAATGAAATATTAAAAAGAAAAATAAAAATAAAATTTTATGTGTATCTCAGATGTAGGCCATTTGTCGACGAAAAAGTTTTAAAGAAAATGGTTAAGGCTGGTCTCGTGAGAGTCTTTCTCGGAGTAGAAAATGTCTCAGAAAACTCTCAAAAAACATTGGGAAGAAAATCAGATGAAGATTTATTTATATCTTTAAGAAAAAAATTGGAAACATATGGTGTGGATGTTCACATAGGCTTTATTGTTTTTGAGCCATTTGCAAGTCTTGAAGACATTAAAATAAATATTAATTTTTTAAATAAAATTAATAAAATTTATAGAATAGGAACCATACTGGAACCAGTTAGAGTGGTTCCGGGGAGTAATCTTTTTTGCAAACTGAAAAAAGAGAAGCTTCTTAAAAATAATTTGACATACAAAAACATTACTTATGGGTATAGATTTAAAGACAAAAAGGTTGGAAATTTATTTTCTTATATAAAAGAACAGTTTGGAGAAAAGATTGGGAGAGAAATGGTTGAGTTTGAATATTATTGCAGCACAGAGAATTTGCTGAATCACTTAATAAAAAGAGATAAACCAATGATAGAAAAAATATTACTTAACAAAAGAAAAGAATTTCTAAGCCATAAAGACAAAATAAATAAATCAATATACAAATACTTACTTTTCTTAATAAAAGTGTTTGAAAGAGGAGAAAAAATAGATACAAAAAAACAAATAATATTTTCGAATGATTTTAGAAAAAATATTTCAGAATTAAGAATATTATACTATCAAATTATAAATCTAACATCTCAGAAAAATGGAAACAATGTGATAGACATGTTGTATTCTGGGTTAGAAAGAATTAGATGA